DNA from Petropleomorpha daqingensis:
GCTTCCTGGTCCGGCTGCTCACCGGCGAGCTGCGCCAGGGGGCGCTGGAGGGCGTCGTCCTCGACGCCGTCGCCGCGGCGGCCGACGTCCCGGCGGCGGCCGTGCGGCGCGCGTTCATGCTGTCCGGCAGCCTGCCCGGCACGGCCGCGACCGCGCTGACCGGCGGGGTGGCCGCCCTGGAGGCGGTGCGGCTGGAGGTCGGCCGGCCGGTGCACCCGATGCTGGCCAGCCCCGGCAGCTCGCTCGACGACGCGCTCGCCGACCTCGGCGCCGACGTGACCGTGGAGTTCAAGCTCGACGGCGCCCGCGTCCAGGTGCACCGCGACGGCGACGACGTCCGGGTGTGGACCCGCACCCTGCGCGAGATCACCGAGGCGGTGCCCGAGCTGGTCGAGCGGGTCCGCGCGCTGCCCTGCCGCAGCGCCGTCCTCGACGGCGAGACCCTCGCGCTGGACGACGACGGCCGGCCCCGCGCCTTCCAGGACACGATGAGCCGCTTCGGCGCCGCGACCGCCGACGAGAGCGTGCTGCTCTCCCCGTTCTTCTTCGACCTGCTGCACCTCGACGGCCGCGACCTGCTCGACGAGCCGCTGGCCGCCCGGCTCGACGCGCTCGCCGGGCTGCTCGCCGCCGACGAGCACGCCGTGCTCCGCATGCCGGGCGTCCGCCGTCCCGACCCGGCGCAGGCCGCGGGGGTGCTGGCCGACGCGCTCGCCGCCGGGCACGAGGGCGTCGTCGTCAAGGACCTCGGCGCGCCCTACGCCGCCGGGCGGCGCGGCCGGGCGTGGCAGAAGGTCAAGCCGGTGCACACCCTCGACCTGGTGGTGATCGGCGCGGAGTGGGGCTACGGCCGCCGCTCCGGGAAGCTGTCCAACATCCACCTCGGCGCCCGCGACCCCGACGGCGGCGAGCCGGTCATGGTGGGCAAGACGTTCAAGGGCATGACCGACGAGCTGCTGGCGTGGCAGACGCGCACCTTCCCCGACCTGGCCCGCGAGCAGCACCAGTGGGGTGTGCTGCTGCGCCCCGAGCTGGTCGTCGAGATCGCCGTCGACGGCGTCCAGCGCAGCCCGCGCTACCCCGGTGGCGTGGCGCTGCGCTTCGCCCGGGTGGTCCGCTACCGGCCGGACAAGACGCCGGGGCAGGCCGACACGATCGAGGCGGTGCGGGGGCTGCTCGCTAGTCCTCGATGACGTCGAGGCCCTGCTCGCGCAGCTGCGCGAGGGAGTCGAGCATCCCCTTGACGACCTCCGGGTCGTGCCCCTGCCAGTCCGCCACCTCGCCGACGACGCGCAGCGGATGGCGGGTGCGGTAGGACTCGGTGGGATTGCCGGGGAACCGCTTGTTCGTCACGTTCGGGTCGTCCTCGAAGGGGCCCAGCGGCTCCACGACGTAGATGTGGCCGCGTTCCTCGCTGCCGGCCAGCGCGGTCGCCAGCTCCGCTCCCCAGGCGGCCGTGCCCTCGAGCGCGGTGAAGTAGATGTGGTTGGACACCCGGCCCTGCTGGAAGTTCGAGCCGTAGCCGGGCACCAGCTCGTCGCCGACCGCCAGCGCCGACTTCGTCCCGTGGAAGAACGGCCCCTCGACGTGCGCGCAGCTGTCGTAGGTCACCGGGACGTGGTCGTTCTCGGCCATCTCAGTCGTCCATCGGGCCGGGGTGGGCCAGGTCGTACGGGATCGGGATCCCCGGGTCGTAGACGTCCGGCGCCTGCCCGTCGGCGACGGCGGCGCGGGAGTCGGCCAGCCCGAACCGGTCGCGCACGCGGTCGAGGAAGTGCGGGTCGTCCAGGCGGACCAGCTTGGCGCGCTGCCGGGCGCCGTAGACGTTGAGCCAGTCCCCCGGGTCCAGGACCCCCGACAGCTGCCCGTCGATGCTCACCGCGACCTGCCCGGACCGGGCCAGCACCCGCATGCCGATCCGGTGCCGGCTGGAGAGCACGAGGCTGCGGTTGAACACCATGTGCGGCGCGACCGGGGTGAACACCAGCGCGTCCATGTCCGGGGAGAGCACCGGTCCCCCGGCCGCGAAGCTGTAGGCGGTGGAGCCGGTGGCGGTGGAGACGATGAGCGCGTCGGCCGAGTAGGAGGCGAACAGCCGGCTGTCGACGTAGACGGCGATGCTGGCCTGCCGGTCGCGGGCGAGCTTCTCGAACACGATGTCGTTGAGCGCCCACACGTCCAGCGGCACGCCCCAGCCGTAGGCCTCGGCGTCCCGGCGCGGGGTGGGTGGCGGCAGCGCGTGCCCGCGGCCGTAGCGCAGCAGTTCGTCGATGCCGTGCGGGATCTCCAGCGGGCGGGACGCGCGCATGGTCAGCGTCATCCGCTTGTCCAGGACGACGTCGCCGGCCATGACCGCGTCCAGCGCCTCCTCGAGCCGGTCCACGGAGACCTCGGTGAGGAAGCCGACCCGGCCGACGTCGATGCCGAGGACCATCGCGCCGGCCGCCGCGGCGACGCGGGCGCCGCGCAGGTAGGTGCCGTCGCCGCCGACGGTGACGATGAGGTCGGGCTCGCCGGCGAGCTCCGCCTCCTCACCCGCCGTGTGCCGGGTGCCCTCGCCCCACACGTCGACGTCGGTGATGGGCAGGTCGCGGGCGGCGGCCCACGCGCGGACGCGGGCGGCCGCGTCCCGGGCCACCTCCTTGCCCATGTGCACGACCAGGCCGATCCGGGAGATGCTCACCTGCGCAGTGTGCCCGGTCAGTGGCCGGTCAGGCGGGTCATCACCCGGTCGAGCAGCGCCGGTTCGCGGCCGGTGCGCCGCTCCCGGCGGTCGATCGCGGCCGCCAGCCGGAAGCCGGCGTTCACCCCGAGCCAGCGCAGCGGCTCGGGCTCGAAGGGCGGCGAGCGGTGGCCGACCCACGGCAGCCGGGTGAGCTCGGTGTCCGCGCCGGTGATCAGGTCGGCGAGGGTGCGCCCGGCCAGGTTCGTCATCGCCACGCCGTCGCCGCTGTAGCCGCCCGCCGAGGCCAGCCCGGTCGCCGGGTCGTACCGGACCGACGGCCACCAGTCGCGGGGCACGCCCAGCGCGCCGCCCCACCGGTGGGTGATCCGGGCACCGGCCGCGGCCGGGAACAGCTCCACCAGGCTGCGCCGCAGCGCGTCGTGCACCCCGCGGGCGTGCTCGGACGCCGTCGTCAGCCGCGATCCGAGACGGTACGGCGCGCCGCGACCGCCGAAGGCGATCCGCCCGTCTCGGGTGCGCTGCGCGTAGACGATCAGCCGGCGGGCGTCGTTGAGCGTGACCCGTTGCTGCCAGCCGACCTCGGCCCAGAAGTCGGCGGGCAGCGGCTCGGTGGCCAGCATCAGCGAGTAGACCGGCAGGAGCGCCCGCCGTTCGCCGGCCAGCGTCCGGGTGTAGCCCTCCAGCGCGCGGACGACGATGCGGGCGCGCACGTCGCCGGCCGTCGTCCGTACGAGGTGCGGCTCGATCGCGGTGACCGTCGTCCCCTCGTGGACGACGACGCCGCGCCGCTCGACCGCCCGCGCCAGCCCGCGGACCAGCTTCGCCGGGTGCACCGCCGCGCAGTGGGGGGTGAACGTGGCGCCGCGGAGGCCGTCGGCGGCGACCAGCCGCCGGGCCTCGGCGCGGGAGAGCCACCCGAGGTCGTCGTAGCCCCACTCCCGGGCCTCGGCCACCTCGGCGCGCAGCCGCGCGGCCTGCGGCTCGGTGGTGGCCAGCCGCAGGTAGCCGGCCGTGTCCGCGTCGGCGTCGATGCCCTCGTCCGCCGCCGTCCGGAGCACCTCGTCGACCGTGGCGTCGGCGGCGCGCTGCCACGCCATCGCGGCGTCCCGCGACGACCGGGCGGCCACGGTGTCCCACGAGACAGGCAGCAGGCCCGACACCCAGCCGCCGTTGCGCCCGGAGGCGCCGAAGCCGGCGAACTCCCGCTCCAGGACGACGATCCGCAGCCCAGGGTCGCGGCGCACCAGGTGGTAGGCGGTCCAGAGCCCGGTGAAGCCGCCGCCCACGATCGCGACGTCGGCCTCGGCCGGGCCGCTCAGCGGCGGACGCCGGGTCTCGAGGTCGCCCGCGGGCAGCGTGTCGTGCCAGAGGGAGCGAGGGACTCCCGCGCCGTCCACCTGCGTGCTTCGCTGCCTCCACGTCACAGAGGGAGCCCACCATGGCCGTCCAGCTCAACCACACCATCGTCGCCGCCCACGACCGGCACGCCTCCGCGGCGTTCCTGACCGAGCTGCTCGGGCTCAAGCCGTCCGTGGACTTCGGCCCGTTCGCCGTCGTCGAGCTGGACAACGAGGTCTCGCTGGACTTCATCGACGACCCGGAGGTCAAGCCCCGGCACTACGCGTTCCTGGTCTCCGAGGAGGAGTTCGACGAGATCTTCGGCCGGATCCGGGCGCGCGGGCTGAGCTACTGGGCCGATCCGTTCGAGCAGCACCCCGGCGAGATCAACACCAACGACGGGGGCCGCGGCGTCTACTGGAAGGACCCGAACGAGCACATGCTCGAGATCATCACCCGCCCGTACGGCAGCGGGTGATCACCTGCGCTTTGTCGCGATAAAGCACGCGTGCTTTATCGCGATAAAGCGCAGGACCTCAGCCGAGGCGGACGGGGAGCGTGCGCGGGCCACGGATCTGGCCGCTCGACCACTTGACCGCGTCCGGGTCGGCGAGCGAGAACTCGGGGAACCGCGAGAGCCACACCTCCAGCGCCACGCGCAGCTCCATGCGGGCCAGGTGCGACCCCACGCAGCGGTGGATCCCCAGCCCGAACGCGGCGTGCCGGTTGACCTTGCGGTCGAGCACGACCTCGTCGGCCCGCTCGAACTGCTCCGGGTCGCGGTTGGCGGCCGGGAAGGGCAGCAGCACCCAGTCCTCGGCCTTCATGTCCACGCCGTGCCAGCTCATGTCCTGCTTGACCAGCCGCGCCATGGTCACCGGCGCGTAGGCGCGCAGGAACTCCTCCAGCGCGAACGGCATCAGCTCCGGCTCGGCGACCAGCCGGCGGCGGTCCTCCGGGTGCCCGGCCAGGTGCCACAGCGACGCCCCGATCGCGCTCCAGGTGGTGTCGATGCCGGCGATGAGCAGCAGGACGATCGTGCCCGCCACGTGCGAGGGGTCGAGCTTGCTGCCGTAGAGCTCCACGTCGAGCAGGTAGGACGTGAGGTCGTCCCGCGGCTCCGCGATGTGCTCGCGGATGCGCGCGAAGATGTACTCGAACAGCTCCCCCATCCGCTCGATGCGCTCCTCGGGCGGCAGGTTGACCCCCTCGAGGGTGTTCTCGACGAAGCGGGCGAACTGCTCGCCGTCCTCCTGCGGGAAGCCGAGCATGTGCGCGATCACCCGCATCGGGATGTGCTGGGAGTACTCGGCGGCGGCGTCGACGACGTCGCGCCCGGCGAACCCGTCGAGCAGCGACTCGCAGAACTCCCGGGTCGCCGGCTCCAGCTTGCTGACGGCGGTCTTCGTGAACGCCGGCAGCAGCAGCTTGCGGGCGTCGTGGTGGAACGGCGGGTCCGACGAGATCGGCGGCGCCCCTCCGATCGGCGCGATGTCCACCGGCGGGCGGAAGTTGCTCATGATGATCGCCCGCGAGGAGAACGCGTCGGTGTCGTAGGCGATCGCCGCGACGTCCTCGTACCGGGTGGGCAGCCACCCGCCGCCGAAGCGGTCGGTGTGCGCGATCGGGCAGCGCGAGCGCAGGTCGTCCCACACCTCCGGCGCGTGCTGGGCGTACTCGGGCTCCAGGTGGGAGAAGTCCGTCGTCCAGTCCGACACCGGCCCGATCACCGGGTCGACCCGGGTGCCCAGCGACGGATCCTGCGGGACGGGGTGGAAGTCGTCGACGGAGCGGTCCTCGACGGTCATGTCAGTCCTCCTCGACCAGCTCGACGGCGGCCTCGGGGCAGTTGGCCTCGGCCAGGCGGGCGTCCTCTTCCCGTCCGGGCGGCACCCGCCCGTCGCCGAGGACCTGGCCGTAGCCGTCCTCGTCCTCGCCGAACAGGTCCGGCGCCAGGTCGTAGCAGCGGCCGTGGCCCTGGCAGCGGTCGTGATCGATCAGCAGTTTCATCGGGCGGCTCCGAGAGGTGGGGCGAGGGCGGGCACGAGGCGGGCCAGGAAGGCGGCCCACTCCCCCTCGTCGACGTCGTCGAGGTCGGGTCCGACCAGGGCGGTGCCGACGGCGAGGGACAGGCAGAAGTGCGCGACGGCGGACGGCGGGAGCGCCGGGTCGAGCTCGCCGGAGGCCTGGGCCTGCCGGACGAGGTCGGCCAGCCACTCGATGCGCTCGGCGACGTAGCCGCGCATCGCGTCGGCGACGTCGGCGTCGCGGCGGGCGGCCACCAGGGCCTCGATGACCAGCCAGCCGTCGGCGTCCCGGCGACGGCGCAGCCGGCGGCCGCTGACCTGCAGCAGCTCGGTGATCGACCGGTCGGGCTCGGCGGCGACCAGGTGCGACAGCAGCCGCCGGCCGTGCGCGCGCACCGCGCCGACGAGCAGCTCGGCCTTGGAGCCGAAGTAGGCGTACATCGCGCCGTTGGACAGGCCCGCCGCCTCGGCGATGTCGGACACCCGCGCGGCGTCGTAGCCGCGAGCGGCGAAGACGTCGGCGGCGGCGCGCAGCAGCCGCTCGGTGGTGCCGGCCGCCGTGGCGCCCGCGGTGCGAGCCATGCCACGAATTGAAGGGTGATTCAATTCACAGGTCAAGCCCCCTCCCCGACGTCAGGAGAACTTCCGTGCCGGTCGACCCGCAGATCGCCGCCGTCCTCGCCCTGCTCGACTCCTCCGGCCTGCCGCCGATGTACGAGGGCAGCCCCGAGGAGGGCCGCGCCGCGTTCCTCGCGCTCACCGCGGATGCCCGGACGCCCGAGCAGGTCGTGCCGGTCGGTGCAGTCGAGGACCGCACCGTCCCGGGTGCCGACGGCGAGCTGCGCGCGCGGGTGTACCGGCCGGAGGGCGAGGGTCCGTTCCCGACCGTCGTCTTCTTCCACGGCGGTGGCTGGGTGATCGGCGACCTCGAGACCCACGACAACCAGGCCCGGTCGGTGGCCCGGCACGGCCGCGCCGTCGTCGTCTCGGTCGACTACCGGCTGGCGCCGGAGCACCCGTTCCCGGCGGCGGTCGACGACGCCGTCGCCGCGGCCCGCTGGGCGGCCGCGCACCTGGGCGAGCTCGGCGGCGACGACCGGCTGGCGGTGGCCGGGGACAGCGCCGGCGGCAACCTGGCCGCCGTCGTCGCCCAGCAGCTGCACGCCGACGGCACGCCGGTGACCGCGCAGTTCCTCATCTACCCCGCCGTCGACTCGGCCGGTGAGTACCCGTCGCGGGTGGAGAACGCCAAGGGCTACTTCCTCGAGCAGCCGACCATGGACTGGTTCTACGGCCACTACGCCGGCGGCTTCGACGACCCCGCCGACCCGCGGCTGTCACCGCTGCGCGCGGCCGACCTCTCCGGTCTCGCGCCCGCGCTCGTGGTCACCGCCGAGTTCGACCCGCTGCGCGACGAGGGCGAGGCCTACGCCGAGGCGCTGCGCGCCGCCGGCGTGCCGGTGCAGCAGCAGCGCTACGACGGGATGATCCACGGCTTCTTCGACATGGGGCCGATCTCACCGGCCGCCCAGGCCGCGATCGACGAGAGCTGCGCGCGCTTCGGGGAGCTGCTGCACCGCTGATCTCAGGGGCGCCACTCCGGGCGGTAGTCGTGGTGCTCGGCGTAGGGCAGCGCGAGCAGGGCGAGGGTGAGCGCGGCGAGCTGGTGCTGGTCGGTGGGCGTGAGCGGGAAGTCGGCCATGCCGTTCGGCCGGGCGCCGAGGAAGTGCAGGTCGGGACGGGAGTCGCGGCAGGCCAGCACCAGCCGCCGCTTCGCGGCGCACTCGGCGAGCACCCGAGCGGGGTCGTGCCGGGCGACGTGCTCGGCGGCGAGCGGCGCACCGTCGTCCTCGGGCTCCCACTGCTCGCGCCCGCTGTCGGCGGCGGCGTCGGCGGCGATCCGCTTGTCCTCGGCGATGCGGGCCAGCACGAACTGGTCGAGATCGGGTTGCTGGTCGGGCACGAGGCCGGACTCGACGTCCATGCCGGTCATCCTGCCCCGGCTCAGGCGACCGACTCTTCCGTGGTCGGCCGCAGCCGCGGGTCGAGGTGGGCCAGCGCCTCGCGCAGCTGCACGCGGCCCCGGTGGATCCGCGAGCGGACCGTGCCGAGCTTGATGCCGAGGGTCGCCGCGATCTCCTCGTAGGTCAGGCCCTCGATGTCGCACAGCACCACGGCGACGCGGAACTCCGGCGACAGCGCGTCGAGTGCCGCCTGGATCTGCGGGTCGAGGTGGGTGTCGGCGTACACCTGCTCGGGGCTGGGGGCGGTGCCGGGCAGCCGCTCGGTGTCCTCGGGCAGCGCGTCGAACCGGATCCGCTGCCGGCGCCGGACCATGTCCAGGAACAGGTTCGTGGTGATCCGGTGCAGCCAGCCCTCGAACGTGCCCGGCGCGAAGTTGGCCAGCGACCGGAAGACCCGGATGAACGTCTCCTGGGTCAGGTCCTCGGCGTCCTGGGCGTTGCCGGACAGGCGGTAGGCGAGCCGGTAGACCCGCGCCGAGTGCTCCCGGACGACCTGGTCCCACGTCGGGGTGACCCAACCCTCGGCGGCGCCGTCGGTGGCGACGGCGGACGTCGTGGCGGCAATAGCGGTAGTCATGACAGAGACCTCCAACGCAACGGTCGGCAGGTCTCCCCCGCCCGGCGGTCTGCCGGACCGGTCGCGCCGGGCCTGGATGACCAGGCCGTATTGACGACGCTCCGCGGAGGGGTACTCCCCTACGTGATCAATCATGCAGGGCCGAGAGGCAGTTGTCCACTCAGCTACCCGGACTCACAGCCAACCCGCAGGTGCGGGCGGCCGAGGAGGCTGACCCTCGCGGTGTTGCCGTCACCCTCGCGTCGTGCGGCGAGGGTCGCGACCACACCGCGAGGGCGAACGGCCGCAGACGCCGACCGGCCCCCGTCTCGCGCGGAGACGGGGGCCGATGAGCCGGGACGGCGGCTACAGGTTGATCATGTGGCCGGCAAGGCCGTGGAACGCCTCCTGCAGCGCCTCGGACAGCGTCGGGTGCGCGTGCACGTTGCGGGCCAGCTCCAGCGCGGTGAGGTCCCACTTCTGCGCGAGGGTCAGCTCGGGCAGCAGCTCGGTGACCTCGGGGCCGACGAGGTGGCCGCCGAGCAGCTCGCCGTAGGTCTCGTCGGCGACGAGCTTGACGAAGCCGCCGGGCTCCCCCAGCCCCTGGGCCTTGCCGTTGGCCGTGAACGGGAACTGGACGACCTTGACCTTCCAGCCCTTCTCGTCGGCCAGCTCGCGGGCCTGCGCCTCGGTGTAGCCGAAGCTGGCCACCTGCGGCGAGCAGAACGTCGCCCGTGGCATCATCGGGTACTCGAGGGTCATCGTCTCGGCGCCGGCGATGGCCTCGGCGGCCACGACGCCCTGCGCCTCGGCCACGTGGGCGAGCATCAGCTTCGCCGTCACGTCACCGATCGCGAACACGTGCGGCACGTTGGTGCGCATGTAGTCGTCGATCGCGATGGCACCGCGGTCGGTGAGCTGCACGCCGAGCTTGTCCAGGCCGTAGCCCTCGACGCGCGGCGCGAAGCCGATCGCCTGGATGACCTTGTCCGCCGTCAGCTCGCGGCTGCCCTTGGCGTCGGAGACCGTGACGACGACGGAGTCCCCGGAGTCGTCGATCTTCTCGACCTTGGTCGACGTGAGGACCTCCACACCGAGCTTGCGGTAGGCCTTGGCGAGCTCCTTGGAGACCGCCTCGTCCTCCAGCGGCAGCATCCGGTCGAGGAACTCGACGATGGTGACCTTGACGCCGTAGTTGTGGAGCACGAAGGCGAACTCGACGCCGATCGCACCGGCGCCGGCGATGATCACGCTGCCCGGCAGGTCGCGGGTGGTGATCTGCTCCTCGTAGGTCACCACGCGCTCGGACAGCGAGGTCCCGGGCAGCAGCCGGGTGTTCGTGCCGGTCGCGATGATCACGTGGTCGAAGGTGACGGTCTCCTCGCCGCCCCCGTTGAGCGCGACGCGCAGCGTGTGCGGGTCGGTGAACTCGCCCCAGCCGTCGAACTCCTGGATCTTGTTCTTCTTCATCAGGAAGTGGACGCCCTTGACCCGGCCGTCGGCGACCGTGCGGCTGCGGTCGAACGCCACGCCGTAGTCGAAGGAGACGTCGCCGCTGATGCCGAAGGTCTTGGCCTCGTCGCGCACCAGGTGGGCCAGCTCGGCGTTGCGCAGCAGCGCCTTCGACGGGATGCAGCCGACGTTCAGGCAGACCCCGCCCCAGTACTTGCTCTCGACGACGGCCACGCTCTTGCCGAGCTGAGCGG
Protein-coding regions in this window:
- the sigE gene encoding RNA polymerase sigma factor SigE, with amino-acid sequence MTTAIAATTSAVATDGAAEGWVTPTWDQVVREHSARVYRLAYRLSGNAQDAEDLTQETFIRVFRSLANFAPGTFEGWLHRITTNLFLDMVRRRQRIRFDALPEDTERLPGTAPSPEQVYADTHLDPQIQAALDALSPEFRVAVVLCDIEGLTYEEIAATLGIKLGTVRSRIHRGRVQLREALAHLDPRLRPTTEESVA
- a CDS encoding ATP-dependent DNA ligase, whose translation is MPPTTNGWPERFTGGGNVGATCDDALVLLAEVVAASAAVAATRARTAKAAAIAELLRRADPDEVPAVTAWLAGDPLQSRLGVGWRTLTRLEHEPAGEPALTVHAVDAVLAELAATSGAGSAARRETLLAGLFSAATGEEQRFLVRLLTGELRQGALEGVVLDAVAAAADVPAAAVRRAFMLSGSLPGTAATALTGGVAALEAVRLEVGRPVHPMLASPGSSLDDALADLGADVTVEFKLDGARVQVHRDGDDVRVWTRTLREITEAVPELVERVRALPCRSAVLDGETLALDDDGRPRAFQDTMSRFGAATADESVLLSPFFFDLLHLDGRDLLDEPLAARLDALAGLLAADEHAVLRMPGVRRPDPAQAAGVLADALAAGHEGVVVKDLGAPYAAGRRGRAWQKVKPVHTLDLVVIGAEWGYGRRSGKLSNIHLGARDPDGGEPVMVGKTFKGMTDELLAWQTRTFPDLAREQHQWGVLLRPELVVEIAVDGVQRSPRYPGGVALRFARVVRYRPDKTPGQADTIEAVRGLLASPR
- a CDS encoding VOC family protein; this translates as MAVQLNHTIVAAHDRHASAAFLTELLGLKPSVDFGPFAVVELDNEVSLDFIDDPEVKPRHYAFLVSEEEFDEIFGRIRARGLSYWADPFEQHPGEINTNDGGRGVYWKDPNEHMLEIITRPYGSG
- a CDS encoding NAD(+)/NADH kinase; translation: MSISRIGLVVHMGKEVARDAAARVRAWAAARDLPITDVDVWGEGTRHTAGEEAELAGEPDLIVTVGGDGTYLRGARVAAAAGAMVLGIDVGRVGFLTEVSVDRLEEALDAVMAGDVVLDKRMTLTMRASRPLEIPHGIDELLRYGRGHALPPPTPRRDAEAYGWGVPLDVWALNDIVFEKLARDRQASIAVYVDSRLFASYSADALIVSTATGSTAYSFAAGGPVLSPDMDALVFTPVAPHMVFNRSLVLSSRHRIGMRVLARSGQVAVSIDGQLSGVLDPGDWLNVYGARQRAKLVRLDDPHFLDRVRDRFGLADSRAAVADGQAPDVYDPGIPIPYDLAHPGPMDD
- a CDS encoding alpha/beta hydrolase fold domain-containing protein, with amino-acid sequence MPVDPQIAAVLALLDSSGLPPMYEGSPEEGRAAFLALTADARTPEQVVPVGAVEDRTVPGADGELRARVYRPEGEGPFPTVVFFHGGGWVIGDLETHDNQARSVARHGRAVVVSVDYRLAPEHPFPAAVDDAVAAARWAAAHLGELGGDDRLAVAGDSAGGNLAAVVAQQLHADGTPVTAQFLIYPAVDSAGEYPSRVENAKGYFLEQPTMDWFYGHYAGGFDDPADPRLSPLRAADLSGLAPALVVTAEFDPLRDEGEAYAEALRAAGVPVQQQRYDGMIHGFFDMGPISPAAQAAIDESCARFGELLHR
- a CDS encoding cytochrome P450 gives rise to the protein MTVEDRSVDDFHPVPQDPSLGTRVDPVIGPVSDWTTDFSHLEPEYAQHAPEVWDDLRSRCPIAHTDRFGGGWLPTRYEDVAAIAYDTDAFSSRAIIMSNFRPPVDIAPIGGAPPISSDPPFHHDARKLLLPAFTKTAVSKLEPATREFCESLLDGFAGRDVVDAAAEYSQHIPMRVIAHMLGFPQEDGEQFARFVENTLEGVNLPPEERIERMGELFEYIFARIREHIAEPRDDLTSYLLDVELYGSKLDPSHVAGTIVLLLIAGIDTTWSAIGASLWHLAGHPEDRRRLVAEPELMPFALEEFLRAYAPVTMARLVKQDMSWHGVDMKAEDWVLLPFPAANRDPEQFERADEVVLDRKVNRHAAFGLGIHRCVGSHLARMELRVALEVWLSRFPEFSLADPDAVKWSSGQIRGPRTLPVRLG
- a CDS encoding DUF6221 family protein; translation: MDVESGLVPDQQPDLDQFVLARIAEDKRIAADAAADSGREQWEPEDDGAPLAAEHVARHDPARVLAECAAKRRLVLACRDSRPDLHFLGARPNGMADFPLTPTDQHQLAALTLALLALPYAEHHDYRPEWRP
- the lpdA gene encoding dihydrolipoyl dehydrogenase; this translates as MPHFDVVVLGAGPGGYVAAIRAAQLGKSVAVVESKYWGGVCLNVGCIPSKALLRNAELAHLVRDEAKTFGISGDVSFDYGVAFDRSRTVADGRVKGVHFLMKKNKIQEFDGWGEFTDPHTLRVALNGGGEETVTFDHVIIATGTNTRLLPGTSLSERVVTYEEQITTRDLPGSVIIAGAGAIGVEFAFVLHNYGVKVTIVEFLDRMLPLEDEAVSKELAKAYRKLGVEVLTSTKVEKIDDSGDSVVVTVSDAKGSRELTADKVIQAIGFAPRVEGYGLDKLGVQLTDRGAIAIDDYMRTNVPHVFAIGDVTAKLMLAHVAEAQGVVAAEAIAGAETMTLEYPMMPRATFCSPQVASFGYTEAQARELADEKGWKVKVVQFPFTANGKAQGLGEPGGFVKLVADETYGELLGGHLVGPEVTELLPELTLAQKWDLTALELARNVHAHPTLSEALQEAFHGLAGHMINL
- a CDS encoding ferredoxin produces the protein MKLLIDHDRCQGHGRCYDLAPDLFGEDEDGYGQVLGDGRVPPGREEDARLAEANCPEAAVELVEED
- a CDS encoding TetR/AcrR family transcriptional regulator yields the protein MARTAGATAAGTTERLLRAAADVFAARGYDAARVSDIAEAAGLSNGAMYAYFGSKAELLVGAVRAHGRRLLSHLVAAEPDRSITELLQVSGRRLRRRRDADGWLVIEALVAARRDADVADAMRGYVAERIEWLADLVRQAQASGELDPALPPSAVAHFCLSLAVGTALVGPDLDDVDEGEWAAFLARLVPALAPPLGAAR
- the arr gene encoding NAD(+)--rifampin ADP-ribosyltransferase — encoded protein: MAENDHVPVTYDSCAHVEGPFFHGTKSALAVGDELVPGYGSNFQQGRVSNHIYFTALEGTAAWGAELATALAGSEERGHIYVVEPLGPFEDDPNVTNKRFPGNPTESYRTRHPLRVVGEVADWQGHDPEVVKGMLDSLAQLREQGLDVIED
- a CDS encoding NAD(P)/FAD-dependent oxidoreductase; protein product: MDGAGVPRSLWHDTLPAGDLETRRPPLSGPAEADVAIVGGGFTGLWTAYHLVRRDPGLRIVVLEREFAGFGASGRNGGWVSGLLPVSWDTVAARSSRDAAMAWQRAADATVDEVLRTAADEGIDADADTAGYLRLATTEPQAARLRAEVAEAREWGYDDLGWLSRAEARRLVAADGLRGATFTPHCAAVHPAKLVRGLARAVERRGVVVHEGTTVTAIEPHLVRTTAGDVRARIVVRALEGYTRTLAGERRALLPVYSLMLATEPLPADFWAEVGWQQRVTLNDARRLIVYAQRTRDGRIAFGGRGAPYRLGSRLTTASEHARGVHDALRRSLVELFPAAAGARITHRWGGALGVPRDWWPSVRYDPATGLASAGGYSGDGVAMTNLAGRTLADLITGADTELTRLPWVGHRSPPFEPEPLRWLGVNAGFRLAAAIDRRERRTGREPALLDRVMTRLTGH